Proteins encoded in a region of the Malaciobacter mytili LMG 24559 genome:
- a CDS encoding metal-sulfur cluster assembly factor, with translation MNNFTKEQLEDIEKKIIFNLKQVYDPEIPVNIYDLGLVYKIEFEEKEPYLHAIVTMTLTSPACPVAENLLEQVKYVTLAVDLVDEAFVHLVFDPPWDKNMISEEGRDYLMMNGTLI, from the coding sequence ATGAATAATTTTACAAAAGAACAATTAGAAGATATAGAGAAAAAAATAATATTTAATTTAAAACAAGTATATGACCCTGAAATACCTGTAAATATTTATGATTTAGGATTAGTATATAAAATAGAATTTGAAGAAAAAGAACCTTATTTACACGCAATAGTTACAATGACTCTTACAAGTCCAGCTTGCCCTGTTGCAGAGAATTTATTAGAACAAGTAAAATATGTAACACTTGCTGTTGATTTAGTAGATGAAGCTTTTGTTCATTTGGTATTTGATCCACCTTGGGATAAAAATATGATTTCTGAAGAAGGAAGAGATTATCTTATGATGAATGGAACATTAATTTAA
- a CDS encoding SufE family protein yields the protein MIESRIDSIKDDLELFDDDLQKYEYIIDLGKSLPNLEEEHKKDENLVQGCTSKVWLICEKKDDILVFKADSNAAIVKGLVKIILTIFNNLSAKEILDFDTQILQKLNLQEIITPNRQSGVQGMIKRIKEYAKAFA from the coding sequence ATGATAGAAAGTAGAATAGATTCTATTAAAGATGATTTAGAACTTTTTGATGATGATTTACAAAAGTATGAATATATTATAGATTTAGGTAAAAGTTTACCAAACTTAGAAGAAGAACATAAAAAAGATGAAAATTTAGTACAAGGATGTACTTCAAAAGTTTGGCTAATTTGTGAAAAAAAAGATGATATTTTAGTTTTTAAAGCAGATTCAAATGCAGCAATAGTAAAAGGTTTAGTAAAAATAATACTAACAATTTTTAATAATCTATCAGCAAAAGAGATTTTAGATTTTGATACACAAATACTGCAAAAACTAAATCTTCAAGAGATAATTACACCAAATAGACAAAGTGGTGTACAAGGAATGATAAAAAGAATAAAAGAGTATGCAAAAGCTTTTGCATAA
- a CDS encoding aminotransferase class V-fold PLP-dependent enzyme gives MYKNDFPFFKNSSVTYLDNAATTQKPQAVLNKILEYYTNYCSNTHRSNHGDANKATKEFEETRTILKEFINAKDESEIIFTKGVTESLNMVASIFAKEFKTIIISSIEHHSNITPWHMQNRTLHQGLEVVNIKENLEFDFEHFEELLKANPNSFVSITHVSNAFGVKHNIKKIAKLTHKYNSYLMVDGAQSLAHFEIDVQDLDVDFYAISSHKTYGPTGVGALYVKQELLEKLKTYQTGGATINDVNFQRSLMLSSPYKFEAGTQNIADVIAFKEALKYIKNIGYKTIHTIEEEIYSYLHNELKKIENIILYNNVENSIVSKSFNIKDINSEDIGILLDKMHIAVRAGHHCAQPIMKKLNIDGTIRVSIAFYNTKEDIDIFIKALKKAITMLKD, from the coding sequence ATGTATAAAAATGACTTCCCTTTTTTTAAAAATAGTAGTGTTACATACCTTGATAATGCAGCAACTACTCAAAAACCACAAGCTGTTTTAAATAAAATTTTAGAGTATTATACAAACTACTGTTCAAATACACATAGAAGTAATCATGGGGATGCAAACAAAGCAACTAAAGAATTTGAAGAGACAAGAACTATACTAAAAGAGTTTATAAATGCGAAAGATGAAAGTGAAATTATCTTTACTAAAGGAGTAACAGAAAGCTTAAATATGGTTGCTTCTATTTTTGCAAAAGAGTTTAAAACTATAATTATCTCTTCTATTGAACATCATTCAAATATTACTCCTTGGCATATGCAAAATAGAACTTTACATCAAGGTTTGGAAGTTGTTAATATAAAAGAAAATTTAGAGTTTGATTTTGAGCATTTTGAAGAATTACTTAAAGCTAATCCAAACTCATTTGTTAGTATTACTCATGTTTCAAATGCTTTTGGAGTAAAACACAATATAAAAAAAATAGCAAAACTTACACATAAATATAATAGCTATCTTATGGTGGATGGTGCTCAAAGCTTAGCACATTTTGAAATTGATGTACAAGATTTAGATGTGGACTTTTATGCAATTTCTTCCCATAAAACTTATGGACCAACAGGAGTTGGAGCATTATATGTAAAGCAAGAGTTATTAGAAAAATTAAAAACTTACCAAACAGGTGGTGCTACAATAAATGATGTAAATTTTCAAAGAAGCCTTATGTTAAGTTCACCTTATAAATTTGAAGCTGGAACACAAAATATTGCTGATGTGATAGCGTTTAAAGAAGCTTTAAAATATATAAAAAATATAGGGTACAAAACTATTCATACAATAGAAGAAGAGATTTATAGCTACTTACATAATGAACTAAAAAAAATAGAAAATATAATTTTATACAATAATGTGGAAAACTCAATAGTTAGTAAAAGCTTTAATATAAAAGATATAAATAGTGAAGATATTGGTATTTTACTTGATAAAATGCATATAGCTGTAAGAGCAGGACATCATTGTGCCCAACCAATAATGAAAAAATTAAATATTGATGGTACAATAAGAGTAAGTATTGCTTTTTATAATACAAAAGAGGATATTGATATATTTATAAAGGCCTTAAAAAAAGCAATAACAATGCTAAAGGATTAA